In Moorella sp. Hama-1, a single genomic region encodes these proteins:
- a CDS encoding M16 family metallopeptidase: MYQKETLANGIRVVAEAIPFVDSVALGVWVRTGSRNEDGENQGVSHFLEHLLFKGTARRTARQIAEELEAVGGVINAFTTKEYTCFYSRVLAEDLDLAIDVLSDMLFNSLMAPEDIEKEKRVILEEIKMYEDSPDELIHDLFARTVWPGHPLGRAILGTYETVAGLNRDRIYRYYREQYNSANIVLAAAGKLDNIELMAKLEEAFGRQECPGVEAQFYPPQNQADVRMQVKDTEQVQICLGVPGMAQDDPAIYAVQALNNILGGGLSSRLFQLIREERALAYSVYSYHAGFADSGLFTVYAGTSPANYQQVVRLILEEMASLKAKGVTEVELKRTRDQIRGNLLLGQESVSQRMSRLGKTEVSFGRVITAEEIIERLNQVTAADIQAMARRLFQPEYLALTTLGPEVETLDLAALAGAAGI, encoded by the coding sequence ATGTACCAGAAAGAAACCCTGGCCAACGGCATCCGGGTGGTCGCCGAGGCCATTCCCTTTGTTGATTCCGTAGCCCTGGGGGTATGGGTACGCACCGGGTCCCGCAACGAAGACGGGGAAAACCAGGGCGTTTCCCATTTTCTTGAGCATCTTCTCTTTAAAGGAACCGCCCGGCGCACCGCCAGGCAGATCGCTGAGGAACTCGAGGCCGTCGGTGGGGTGATCAACGCCTTTACAACCAAAGAGTACACCTGCTTTTACAGCCGGGTCCTGGCCGAGGACCTTGATCTGGCCATTGATGTCCTGAGTGATATGCTCTTTAATTCCCTCATGGCACCGGAGGATATTGAAAAGGAAAAACGGGTCATCCTGGAAGAAATTAAGATGTACGAGGATTCCCCGGATGAATTGATCCACGACCTCTTCGCCCGGACCGTCTGGCCGGGGCACCCCCTGGGCCGGGCCATCCTGGGGACCTACGAGACTGTGGCTGGGCTAAACCGGGACCGTATTTACCGCTACTACCGGGAGCAGTATAACAGCGCCAATATTGTCCTGGCCGCCGCCGGCAAATTGGACAACATTGAACTAATGGCTAAACTGGAAGAAGCCTTCGGCCGGCAGGAGTGCCCGGGCGTAGAAGCCCAATTCTACCCGCCCCAGAACCAGGCCGATGTCAGGATGCAGGTCAAGGACACCGAGCAGGTACAGATTTGCCTGGGGGTGCCGGGAATGGCCCAGGACGACCCGGCCATTTATGCCGTTCAGGCCTTAAACAATATCCTTGGGGGTGGCCTGAGTTCCCGCCTTTTCCAGCTGATCCGGGAAGAGCGCGCCCTGGCTTATTCCGTCTACTCCTACCATGCCGGTTTCGCTGACAGTGGTCTCTTTACCGTTTATGCCGGTACCAGTCCGGCCAACTACCAGCAGGTGGTGCGGCTGATCCTGGAGGAAATGGCCTCCCTCAAGGCTAAAGGGGTTACCGAGGTTGAACTGAAGCGCACCAGGGATCAGATCCGGGGTAATCTCCTCCTGGGACAGGAGAGTGTCAGCCAGCGTATGAGCCGCCTGGGGAAGACGGAGGTCTCCTTTGGCCGGGTGATTACGGCCGAAGAAATCATCGAGCGTTTGAACCAGGTCACCGCTGCTGATATCCAGGCCATGGCCCGGCGCCTTTTCCAGCCGGAATACCTGGCCCTTACCACCCTGGGACCAGAGGTCGAGACATTGGACCTGGCCGCCCTCGCCGGCGCCGCCGGGATTTAG
- a CDS encoding dUTPase yields the protein MDRLEHIFELQERFDRDLARRRRLPEYSPAEWVQKEVLAMVAELGELLDEVNFKWWKNPHPLDHEAIKGELVDILHFLVSMCLKTGITAEEFYQGYLAKNQENFRRQEGLTDQQEYVAVARDREE from the coding sequence GTGGACCGTTTAGAGCATATCTTTGAGCTCCAGGAACGTTTTGACCGGGACCTGGCCCGGCGGCGGCGGCTACCGGAATACAGCCCTGCCGAGTGGGTCCAGAAGGAGGTCCTGGCCATGGTGGCCGAGCTGGGGGAACTCCTGGATGAGGTCAACTTTAAATGGTGGAAGAACCCCCACCCCCTGGACCACGAGGCTATCAAAGGCGAGCTGGTGGACATCCTGCACTTCCTCGTCAGCATGTGCCTGAAGACCGGGATCACCGCCGAAGAGTTTTACCAGGGTTACCTGGCCAAAAACCAGGAGAACTTTCGCCGCCAGGAGGGTCTGACGGACCAGCAAGAATATGTCGCTGTGGCCAGGGACAGGGAGGAATAA
- a CDS encoding YlmC/YmxH family sporulation protein, whose product MRFTELMGKEIINLYDGSRLGSFADADLVLDAEEGKVAAIILPPRGGWRALFGSRQELVIPWEAVHKVGSEVVVVNLDPTYSRRQKD is encoded by the coding sequence ATGCGGTTTACCGAGCTGATGGGTAAAGAGATAATCAACCTCTACGACGGCTCCCGCCTGGGGAGCTTCGCCGATGCCGACCTGGTCCTGGACGCCGAAGAGGGTAAGGTAGCAGCTATAATTTTGCCGCCCCGGGGAGGCTGGCGCGCCCTGTTCGGTAGCCGCCAGGAGCTGGTAATACCCTGGGAGGCGGTGCACAAAGTAGGCAGCGAGGTGGTAGTGGTCAACCTGGATCCTACTTACAGCCGGCGGCAGAAAGATTGA
- the dapB gene encoding 4-hydroxy-tetrahydrodipicolinate reductase, protein MVTIRVIVTGAAGRMGREMTRGLLQAEDIAVVGAVDRQQAGADIGTLNGLPPAGVTITTDLAEVIAATRPQVMVDFTVAAAALANARIAVERGVSPVIGTTGISLDQLDELHQLCEDRQVGAVVAPNFSLGAVLMMHFAGEAARYFPRAEIIEMHHDQKIDAPSGTALKTAELMAARIKETPKLLPVEEKVAGARGATYQGLAVHSVRLPGAVAHQEVIFGGQGQLLTIRHDTTSREAFLPGLLLAMRKVNQCRGVVYGLENLLEL, encoded by the coding sequence ATGGTCACGATCAGGGTTATCGTAACTGGAGCGGCCGGCCGCATGGGCCGGGAGATGACCCGGGGGTTACTGCAGGCGGAGGATATTGCCGTGGTGGGCGCCGTCGACCGCCAGCAGGCAGGGGCGGATATAGGTACGCTAAACGGGCTGCCGCCGGCGGGAGTAACTATTACGACCGACCTGGCAGAAGTAATTGCCGCCACCAGGCCCCAGGTCATGGTCGATTTCACCGTGGCTGCGGCGGCCCTGGCCAACGCCAGGATAGCCGTGGAGAGGGGTGTGAGCCCGGTAATCGGTACTACCGGCATCAGCCTGGACCAGCTGGACGAGCTGCACCAGCTTTGTGAAGACCGCCAGGTGGGAGCAGTGGTGGCACCCAATTTTTCCCTGGGGGCAGTTTTAATGATGCATTTCGCCGGGGAAGCGGCGCGTTATTTTCCCCGGGCGGAGATTATTGAGATGCACCACGACCAGAAGATCGACGCTCCTTCGGGAACGGCTTTGAAGACGGCGGAGTTAATGGCCGCCAGGATAAAGGAGACCCCGAAACTTTTGCCGGTGGAAGAAAAGGTGGCCGGCGCCAGGGGGGCCACATACCAGGGCCTGGCCGTCCACAGCGTCCGCCTGCCCGGGGCGGTGGCCCACCAGGAGGTAATCTTCGGCGGCCAGGGGCAGCTTTTGACCATCCGCCATGATACTACCAGCCGGGAGGCCTTTTTACCCGGTTTGCTCCTGGCCATGAGGAAGGTTAACCAGTGCAGGGGGGTGGTCTACGGGCTGGAAAACCTGCTGGAATTATAG
- the dpsA gene encoding dipicolinate synthase subunit DpsA, producing MGGRLTGIRVAMLGGDAREIVLLEELLRQGALIQVGGLPALPARDGCTWYDDPLAAVRGVQVVILPVPGVNSEGRIYAPRSEQPLYFSQELAAAIPGGTPVLVGVARPFLKDMAAARGWHLVETADMDEMAILNSIPTAEGALMLAMQELPITLHGSQAFVLGLGRTGFTLARMLAGVGARVTVVDRGAADRARALVEGWRAVAFADLAGVIGEAQVIFNTVPDMVLTAAILAATSPEVLIIDLASAPGGTDFEAATALKRRAMLAPGLPGKVAPRTAGLILARIYPALILNCLERH from the coding sequence ATGGGTGGGAGGTTGACAGGTATCAGGGTGGCGATGCTGGGGGGCGATGCCCGGGAGATAGTTCTCCTGGAGGAATTGCTACGCCAGGGGGCCCTGATCCAGGTGGGCGGCTTACCGGCCCTGCCTGCACGGGATGGTTGTACCTGGTATGACGATCCCCTGGCAGCCGTCCGGGGCGTACAGGTGGTCATCCTGCCGGTACCGGGGGTCAACTCCGAAGGCCGCATTTATGCCCCGCGGAGCGAACAACCCCTTTACTTCAGTCAGGAACTGGCCGCTGCCATCCCCGGGGGAACCCCCGTCCTGGTGGGAGTGGCCCGGCCCTTCCTCAAGGATATGGCAGCCGCCCGGGGCTGGCACCTGGTGGAGACGGCAGATATGGATGAAATGGCCATTTTAAACTCTATCCCTACTGCCGAAGGGGCTCTAATGCTGGCCATGCAGGAGCTGCCCATTACCCTCCACGGCAGCCAGGCCTTCGTCCTGGGGCTGGGCCGGACCGGCTTTACCCTGGCCCGCATGCTGGCCGGGGTAGGGGCCCGGGTCACGGTAGTCGACCGTGGTGCCGCCGACAGGGCCCGGGCCCTGGTCGAGGGGTGGCGGGCGGTGGCCTTTGCTGACCTGGCCGGAGTAATCGGGGAGGCCCAGGTTATTTTTAATACAGTACCTGACATGGTTCTAACGGCGGCGATCCTGGCCGCAACCAGTCCAGAGGTGTTAATTATCGACCTGGCGTCGGCTCCCGGGGGAACGGATTTTGAGGCCGCTACGGCCCTGAAACGCCGCGCGATGCTGGCCCCGGGGCTGCCGGGGAAGGTTGCTCCCCGGACGGCGGGGCTGATCCTGGCCCGTATCTATCCCGCCCTGATTTTAAATTGCCTGGAACGGCATTAA
- a CDS encoding dipicolinate synthase subunit B, producing MKLQGKRVGFAVTGSHCTLAAVMPELARMVAEGAQVIPIISPAVRDSDTRFGTSSFWRSEMERITGHQAIDTIVTAEPIGPKKLFDVLVIAPCTGNTLAKLANGITDTPVLMAAKAQLRNQRPVVLAIASNDGLGANAANLGRVMNTKNIYLVPFGQDDPQNKPCSLMARMGLIVDAILAALEGRQIQPLLLVLPEKGQVTGG from the coding sequence ATGAAGCTGCAGGGTAAAAGAGTAGGGTTTGCCGTCACCGGTTCCCACTGCACTCTAGCCGCGGTCATGCCTGAACTGGCCCGGATGGTAGCCGAGGGAGCGCAGGTTATCCCCATTATCTCCCCGGCTGTAAGGGATAGCGATACCCGTTTCGGCACCAGCAGTTTCTGGCGGTCCGAGATGGAACGGATTACCGGCCACCAGGCTATTGATACCATTGTCACGGCCGAACCCATCGGCCCGAAAAAACTCTTTGATGTCCTGGTTATTGCCCCCTGCACCGGTAATACCCTGGCCAAACTGGCCAATGGTATTACCGATACGCCGGTACTAATGGCCGCCAAGGCCCAATTACGCAACCAGCGGCCGGTGGTGCTGGCCATCGCCAGTAATGACGGCCTGGGAGCCAACGCTGCCAACCTGGGCCGGGTTATGAACACTAAAAATATCTACCTGGTCCCCTTTGGCCAGGATGACCCGCAAAATAAACCCTGTTCCCTGATGGCCCGTATGGGTTTAATTGTTGATGCCATCCTGGCGGCCCTGGAAGGACGGCAAATCCAGCCGCTTTTACTGGTCCTTCCGGAAAAGGGGCAGGTGACAGGAGGATAG
- a CDS encoding aspartate-semialdehyde dehydrogenase, which yields MADLNVAVVGTGAVGQTMLKVLEERNFPVGRLKVLATSRSAGKKVTFRGEEYSIEETTPESFAGIDVALFAGGAASKIFGRAAIEAGAVVIDNSNNFRMDPEVPLVVPEVNPQDVRWHKGLLANPNCSTIQMVVALKPLYDAAGIKRIVVSTYQAVSGAGQEAIDELREQSRQVLAGAEVTGTVFPWQIAFNCLPHIDVFLENGYSKEEMKMVNETRKIMGDDTIQVTATTVRVPVFNSHSEAVNIETREKLTADQARELLRQAPGVVVVDDLENKAYPLAVQADGRDEVFVGRIREDFSIANGLNLWVVADNLRKGAATNAIQIAEVLLQEGLI from the coding sequence ATGGCTGATTTAAATGTTGCCGTAGTAGGTACCGGGGCCGTAGGCCAGACGATGCTCAAGGTCCTGGAAGAAAGGAATTTTCCTGTAGGCCGGTTAAAGGTCCTGGCCACCAGCCGTTCCGCCGGCAAGAAGGTGACCTTTAGAGGTGAGGAGTATTCCATCGAGGAAACAACGCCGGAATCCTTTGCGGGGATCGACGTTGCCCTCTTTGCCGGCGGTGCGGCCAGCAAGATCTTTGGCCGGGCGGCTATAGAGGCCGGGGCGGTGGTCATCGACAACAGCAATAATTTCCGCATGGACCCGGAAGTCCCCCTGGTAGTACCGGAGGTCAACCCCCAGGACGTACGCTGGCATAAGGGTTTGCTTGCCAACCCCAACTGTTCCACCATCCAGATGGTGGTCGCCTTAAAACCCCTATACGACGCCGCCGGTATCAAAAGAATCGTCGTCTCCACCTACCAGGCCGTCTCCGGCGCCGGCCAGGAAGCCATTGATGAATTGCGGGAGCAGAGCCGGCAGGTGCTGGCGGGTGCAGAGGTGACCGGTACGGTCTTCCCCTGGCAGATAGCCTTTAACTGCCTGCCCCATATTGATGTCTTCCTGGAGAACGGGTATAGCAAAGAAGAGATGAAGATGGTCAACGAGACCAGGAAGATCATGGGCGATGATACGATCCAGGTGACGGCCACTACCGTTCGGGTACCGGTCTTTAACAGCCACTCGGAAGCTGTTAATATCGAGACCAGGGAGAAGCTGACGGCTGACCAGGCCCGGGAGCTCCTGCGCCAGGCCCCGGGGGTGGTCGTGGTGGACGACCTGGAAAACAAAGCCTATCCCCTGGCCGTCCAGGCCGACGGGCGCGATGAGGTTTTCGTGGGCCGGATCCGGGAAGACTTCTCCATTGCCAACGGCCTGAACCTGTGGGTGGTGGCCGATAACCTGCGCAAAGGCGCAGCGACCAACGCCATTCAGATTGCCGAGGTGCTGTTGCAGGAGGGCCTTATATGA
- the dapG gene encoding aspartate kinase → MKVLVQKFGGSSVASPEQRLVVAGHIERAYRAGYQVVVVVSAMGRRGAPYATDTLLELLDTNGVNPRERDLLLSCGEIISGVVLAGVLENRGLPAVFLTGGQAGIITDAQFGDARILQVEPRRIQSYLDQGRMVVVAGFQGVTENGEVTTLGRGGSDTTAAALGVALGAEAVEIFTDVDGVKTADPRIVSDARTLDTITYNEVCQMAYEGAKVIHPRAVEIAREKNIPLRIKSTFNDGPGTLVVAWQPGATGVHISRDRVITGITHMDGLTQLRVPLTVGEGGEAVFTLLAQNNISVDFINVFPWELVFTVKSEVAPQAIELIKGLGLEVSARSGCAKVATVGAGMRGIPGVMATIVTALGREGIKILQSADSYTSIWCLVDSKDMERAVQVLHREFKLNNGETNEVKAYAVG, encoded by the coding sequence ATGAAGGTCCTGGTGCAGAAATTTGGCGGTTCATCGGTGGCCAGCCCCGAACAACGACTGGTGGTGGCCGGGCATATTGAAAGGGCCTACCGGGCCGGTTACCAGGTGGTCGTCGTTGTTTCGGCCATGGGCCGCCGGGGAGCGCCCTACGCCACTGATACCCTGTTGGAACTCCTGGACACCAACGGAGTGAACCCCCGAGAGCGGGACCTCCTCCTGTCCTGCGGGGAGATTATCTCCGGGGTGGTCCTGGCTGGGGTGCTGGAAAACCGGGGTTTGCCGGCCGTCTTTCTAACCGGCGGCCAGGCCGGCATTATTACCGATGCTCAATTTGGTGATGCCCGCATCCTGCAGGTGGAACCGCGCCGGATCCAATCTTATCTGGACCAGGGCCGGATGGTGGTAGTGGCCGGTTTCCAGGGAGTGACGGAAAACGGCGAAGTGACCACCCTGGGGCGGGGCGGCAGTGACACCACGGCCGCGGCCCTGGGAGTAGCCCTGGGCGCCGAGGCCGTGGAGATTTTTACCGACGTCGACGGCGTGAAAACCGCTGACCCCCGCATCGTCAGCGACGCCCGGACCCTGGATACCATCACCTATAATGAGGTTTGCCAGATGGCCTATGAAGGGGCGAAGGTCATCCATCCCCGGGCTGTGGAGATAGCCCGGGAAAAGAATATTCCTTTGCGGATCAAATCTACCTTTAACGACGGGCCGGGAACCCTGGTGGTGGCCTGGCAGCCGGGGGCTACCGGGGTTCATATCAGCCGGGACAGGGTCATTACCGGCATTACCCATATGGACGGCCTGACCCAATTACGGGTTCCCCTCACCGTCGGGGAGGGAGGGGAGGCTGTTTTCACCCTCCTGGCGCAAAATAATATCAGCGTTGATTTTATTAATGTCTTTCCCTGGGAATTGGTCTTTACCGTTAAAAGTGAGGTTGCCCCTCAGGCCATCGAGCTGATCAAAGGGCTGGGCCTGGAAGTGAGCGCCCGCTCTGGATGTGCCAAGGTGGCCACAGTAGGGGCCGGCATGCGTGGGATTCCCGGGGTTATGGCGACCATTGTCACGGCCCTGGGCCGCGAAGGGATTAAAATTCTCCAGTCGGCCGATTCTTATACCTCTATCTGGTGCCTGGTGGACAGCAAGGATATGGAGCGGGCCGTGCAGGTTCTCCACCGGGAATTTAAACTCAACAACGGCGAAACGAACGAGGTGAAAGCTTATGCAGTGGGGTAG
- the dapA gene encoding 4-hydroxy-tetrahydrodipicolinate synthase, protein MQWGRILTAMVTPFTAEGKLDIDGARKLAVHLVEHGSDGLVVAGTTGESPALTHEEKIELFRAVKEAVGDRAAVIAGTGSNSTAASIELSREAAALGVDGLMLVVPYYNRPSQEGLYRHFEAIAAATSLPIILYNIPSRTGRNMEAATTLRLAAIKNIVAVKEASGDLDQATAIIRQAPADFLLYSGDDSLTLPLMAVGGYGIISVAAHVAGEKMQAMVSAFTAGDTRKAAALHRELFPLFKGLFITSNPVPVKEALNMLGLPAGPVRLPLVGASKEEKEKIAAALRETGLL, encoded by the coding sequence ATGCAGTGGGGTAGGATCCTCACGGCCATGGTGACCCCCTTTACAGCCGAGGGGAAATTGGATATCGACGGCGCCCGGAAACTGGCCGTCCATCTGGTGGAACACGGCAGCGATGGGCTGGTGGTGGCCGGTACCACCGGGGAATCCCCGGCCCTGACCCATGAAGAAAAGATTGAACTCTTCCGGGCCGTTAAAGAAGCAGTGGGCGACAGGGCGGCAGTAATCGCCGGTACCGGGAGTAATTCGACAGCCGCCAGTATTGAACTCTCCCGGGAAGCCGCGGCCCTGGGGGTCGACGGCCTGATGCTGGTGGTACCCTATTACAACCGCCCTTCCCAGGAGGGCCTGTACCGGCACTTTGAGGCCATAGCCGCGGCCACCAGCCTGCCCATTATCCTGTATAATATTCCTTCCCGTACCGGCCGCAATATGGAAGCAGCCACGACCCTGCGCCTGGCAGCTATCAAGAATATCGTGGCCGTCAAAGAGGCCAGCGGCGACCTGGACCAGGCGACGGCCATTATCCGGCAGGCGCCGGCTGATTTCCTTCTGTACAGCGGCGACGACTCTCTGACCCTGCCCTTGATGGCTGTAGGCGGTTACGGCATTATCAGCGTGGCTGCCCACGTAGCCGGGGAGAAGATGCAGGCTATGGTTAGCGCCTTTACTGCCGGTGACACCCGGAAGGCGGCAGCCCTCCACCGGGAACTCTTCCCCCTCTTCAAGGGCCTCTTTATCACCAGCAACCCGGTCCCTGTCAAGGAAGCCCTGAATATGCTGGGGCTGCCGGCCGGGCCGGTGCGTTTGCCCCTGGTGGGCGCCTCAAAGGAGGAAAAGGAAAAAATCGCCGCCGCACTGCGGGAAACGGGCTTATTATAG
- a CDS encoding ribonuclease J: MGENERKVSLIPLGGLGEIGKNMMAIRYGNSILVIDCGLTFPEDELLGVDVVIPDYTYLLENRQMVKGIIVTHGHEDHIGALPYVLKDLNVPVYGTKLTLALIQAKLKEQGNLNGVRLQQVKPRDTLRIGPFRVEFIHVSHSIADTVALAIHTPVGTIVHTSDFKIDYTPIDGEVFDFYKFAELGEKGVLVLMADSTNVERPGFTMSERVVGATFDEVFRRAQERIIIASFASNIHRVQQIISTAYKYNRKVAVVGRSMVNVVNIAQEIGYLDVPEGTLVELSELAHLPKNQTVIISTGSQGEPMSALTRIARNDHRQIEIVPGDTVIISALPIPGNEKLVARTVDQLFKQGADVYHEAVEGVHVSGHASQEELKLVLSLVKPRFFVPVHGEYRMLIKHARLAEDLGIPPENIFVAENGQVMEFTGETGSFNGRVTAGRLLIDGLGVGDVGNIVLRDRKQLAQDGLLIVVLTLSKENGNVVAGPDIISRGFVYVRESEELLDEAKEKVRQTLDKCSERKVNDWSTIKSNIRDNLGKFLYEKTRRRPMILPIIMEV; encoded by the coding sequence ATGGGAGAAAATGAGCGTAAGGTTTCCCTGATCCCCCTGGGCGGCCTCGGCGAAATCGGCAAGAACATGATGGCGATCAGGTACGGAAATAGCATACTGGTCATCGATTGTGGCTTGACCTTTCCCGAGGATGAATTGCTGGGCGTCGATGTGGTCATCCCGGACTACACCTATCTCCTGGAAAACCGGCAGATGGTTAAGGGGATTATTGTTACCCACGGTCATGAAGACCATATTGGTGCCCTGCCCTACGTTCTCAAGGATTTAAATGTGCCCGTTTATGGTACCAAGCTGACCCTGGCCCTGATCCAGGCCAAGCTCAAGGAACAGGGTAACCTCAATGGCGTTCGTTTGCAACAGGTGAAGCCCAGGGACACTTTAAGAATCGGTCCTTTCAGAGTGGAGTTTATCCACGTCAGCCATTCTATTGCCGACACTGTGGCCCTGGCTATTCACACGCCGGTAGGGACCATCGTCCATACCAGCGACTTTAAAATTGATTATACACCCATTGATGGGGAAGTCTTTGATTTCTACAAGTTCGCCGAGCTAGGGGAAAAGGGCGTTCTGGTGCTCATGGCGGACAGCACCAACGTCGAGCGACCGGGCTTTACCATGTCCGAACGCGTCGTCGGCGCCACCTTTGATGAGGTTTTTCGCCGGGCGCAGGAAAGGATTATTATTGCCAGCTTTGCTTCCAATATTCATCGCGTTCAGCAGATAATCTCAACGGCCTATAAATACAACCGCAAGGTGGCGGTGGTAGGCCGCAGCATGGTAAATGTGGTGAATATTGCCCAGGAGATCGGCTACCTGGATGTCCCGGAAGGGACCCTGGTGGAGCTGAGCGAGCTGGCCCATCTGCCGAAAAACCAGACGGTGATTATCTCGACGGGTAGCCAGGGAGAGCCCATGTCGGCCCTGACCCGGATCGCCCGTAATGATCACCGCCAGATAGAGATTGTCCCCGGGGATACGGTAATTATCTCGGCTTTACCGATTCCCGGCAACGAAAAACTGGTGGCGCGAACGGTAGACCAGCTATTTAAACAGGGTGCCGACGTCTATCACGAAGCTGTGGAAGGAGTTCACGTTTCCGGCCACGCCAGCCAGGAGGAATTAAAACTGGTCCTCAGCCTGGTCAAACCCAGATTTTTCGTGCCCGTCCACGGTGAATACCGCATGCTTATTAAGCATGCCCGTTTGGCGGAGGATCTGGGGATACCGCCGGAAAACATCTTTGTGGCCGAGAACGGCCAGGTAATGGAGTTTACCGGCGAAACCGGCAGCTTTAACGGTCGCGTCACCGCCGGCCGCCTGTTGATTGACGGCTTGGGGGTGGGCGATGTTGGTAATATCGTCCTGCGGGACCGCAAGCAACTGGCCCAGGACGGCTTGCTGATTGTTGTTTTAACCCTGAGCAAGGAGAACGGCAATGTAGTTGCCGGGCCGGATATTATCTCCCGGGGCTTCGTTTACGTCCGCGAGAGCGAGGAACTCCTGGACGAAGCCAAGGAAAAGGTGCGCCAGACCCTGGATAAGTGCAGCGAGCGTAAAGTAAATGACTGGTCGACGATCAAGAGCAATATCCGCGACAACCTGGGTAAGTTCCTTTACGAAAAAACCAGGCGGCGGCCGATGATCCTGCCGATTATTATGGAAGTATAA
- a CDS encoding GerAB/ArcD/ProY family transporter — MSRERIGTNEAIFLTVAAMIEVGTLTGARDIAIKVGVDTWLVSPLETVASLGAIYLLTRLAMQFPHLDLVGYSRQLAGRWLAWVLGLIVLIYWVSLAAEVGRVTTDTVKNSLLSRTPDAAVLVSFLLVAAYMAARGIEPLARASVIIVIVSLPLIFLLFAQVIPRIHLDNFLPILPHGPWPVLKLAVWRISNAEEISLFLILVPFLQEPRQAWRAASYGYLLVMVVVITVITTCQGVLGVELLKYTLIPGLTVTHLAEFAGAFIERISLIFVFLWIILVFPTVAALLWASSYLLGRLLNLQNYRMLAFYQLPVVYYLAQRPSNIFAVKDFFFFLQPLGLVVLVGIPALLSLIAFFRFKRRIKGRGKP; from the coding sequence ATGTCACGTGAAAGGATTGGGACGAACGAGGCTATCTTTTTAACTGTCGCGGCAATGATTGAAGTGGGGACGCTAACAGGTGCCAGGGATATTGCCATCAAAGTGGGGGTGGATACGTGGTTGGTATCCCCCCTGGAAACTGTAGCCAGCCTTGGAGCCATCTACCTCTTAACGCGGCTGGCCATGCAATTTCCCCACCTGGACCTGGTGGGCTACAGCCGTCAGCTTGCAGGCCGGTGGCTAGCCTGGGTGCTGGGTTTAATAGTCTTGATCTACTGGGTTAGTTTAGCGGCTGAAGTAGGGCGGGTAACCACCGATACGGTTAAAAATTCCCTCTTGTCACGCACGCCCGATGCAGCGGTGCTCGTTTCTTTCCTGTTGGTAGCGGCCTATATGGCCGCCAGGGGTATCGAACCCCTGGCCCGCGCCTCGGTTATTATTGTCATTGTTTCTTTACCCCTTATCTTTCTCCTGTTTGCCCAGGTGATACCCCGTATTCATCTGGACAATTTTTTACCAATCTTACCCCATGGACCCTGGCCGGTCTTAAAACTGGCCGTATGGCGGATTAGCAATGCTGAAGAGATCAGTCTTTTTCTTATCCTTGTTCCTTTTTTGCAGGAGCCCCGGCAAGCCTGGCGGGCGGCCAGCTACGGTTATTTGCTCGTCATGGTAGTCGTGATCACCGTCATAACAACCTGCCAGGGGGTGTTGGGGGTAGAATTGCTGAAATACACTTTAATTCCCGGCCTGACAGTTACTCATCTGGCGGAATTTGCTGGGGCCTTTATTGAGCGCATCAGCCTGATATTTGTTTTCCTGTGGATCATTTTAGTCTTTCCTACGGTCGCGGCCCTCCTCTGGGCCAGTTCTTATTTGCTGGGGCGACTATTGAACTTACAAAACTACAGAATGCTGGCTTTTTACCAGTTGCCGGTAGTTTATTATTTGGCCCAGCGGCCTAGTAACATCTTTGCAGTCAAGGATTTCTTTTTCTTTCTCCAGCCCTTGGGCCTGGTGGTATTGGTGGGCATACCCGCACTGCTATCCCTTATTGCTTTCTTTCGTTTTAAAAGACGAATTAAAGGGCGGGGGAAACCATGA